A genomic stretch from Arachis stenosperma cultivar V10309 chromosome 3, arast.V10309.gnm1.PFL2, whole genome shotgun sequence includes:
- the LOC130970153 gene encoding uncharacterized protein LOC130970153, giving the protein MKDPDKIIWEHARSPKSGTPLGGAAASQHRTLPKLLVLLILFVSVTYVVYTLKLLTTSRDCHEPPFSTHTHILSGIGLTAIPTINATASTLRLLNRTSAVTRRESRETATDQTQLRHVVFGIAASSKLWQKRKNYIKLWYKASEMRGVVWLDNKVSSGGMGEGLPPVRISGDTSKFSYTNKQGHRSAIRISRIVSETLALGMENVRWFVMGDDDTVFVTENLIRVLRKYDHNQFYYIGSLSESHLQNIYFSYGMAYGGGGFAISYPLAKALQTMQDRCIQRYPGLYGSDDRMQACMAELGVPLTKEAGFHQYDVYGNLFGLLAAHPVTPLVSLHHLDVVEPIFPNVSRVEALQRLTVPMKLDSAGLMQQSICYDKSKSWTISVSWGFAVQIFRGVFSPREMEMPSRTFLNWYRRADYTAYAFNTRPVSRHPCQKPFVFYLSKARLNSTTQQTLTEYERHRIPHPECRWKMANPAFLDRVEVYKKPDPHLWDRAPRRNCCRVVKSSKKKKGTMVIHVGVCGEGEVSEA; this is encoded by the exons ATGAAAGATCCGGACAAGATAATTTGGGAACACGCTAGGAGTCCCAAATCCGGCACCCCTCTAGGTGGCGCCGCCGCCTCACAGCACAGAACATTGCCCAAGCTTCTGGTTCTGCTTATCCTCTTCGTTTCAGTCACCTACGTCGTCTACACACTCAAGCTCCTCACCACCTCACGTGACTGTCACGAGCCCCCATTTTCCACCCACACCCACATCCTCTCAGGAATAGGACTAACCGCAATCCCCACCATCAATGCCACCGCCTCCACCCTCAGGCTCTTGAACCGCACTTCCGCCGTCACTCGCCGCGAATCTCGGGAAACCGCCACCGACCAGACACAGCTCCGCCACGTTGTCTTCGGAATCGCGGCCTCGTCGAAGCTCTGGCAGAAGAGGAAGAACTACATCAAGCTATGGTACAAGGCGAGCGAGATGCGCGGCGTGGTGTGGCTGGACAACAAGGTTAGCTCCGGCGGGATGGGAGAGGGGCTGCCGCCGGTGAGAATCTCGGGCGACACTTCGAAGTTCTCGTACACGAACAAGCAGGGACACCGTTCGGCGATCAGGATCTCGCGGATCGTGTCGGAGACGCTGGCGCTGGGAATGGAGAACGTGCGGTGGTTCGTGATGGGCGACGACGACACCGTTTTCGTGACGGAGAATCTAATTAGGGTTCTGAGGAAGTACGATCACAACCAGTTCTACTACATTGGGAGCTTATCGGAGAGCCACCTTCAGAACATATACTTCTCTTACGGCATGGCCTACGGCGGCGGAGGGTTCGCCATCAGCTACCCTCTGGCCAAGGCCCTCCAGACAATGCAGGACCGCTGCATTCAGAGGTACCCTGGTTTGTACGGCTCCGATGACCGGATGCAGGCTTGCATGGCTGAACTCGGTGTTCCACTCACCAAGGAGGCCGGGTTTCACCAG TATGATGTGTATGGAAACTTGTTCGGGCTCCTTGCAGCTCATCCCGTGACTCCATTGGTGTCCCTGCACCACCTTGATGTGGTTGAGCCCATCTTCCCCAATGTGAGTCGCGTAGAAGCCCTTCAACGGCTTACGGTACCAATGAAGCTTGACTCAGCAGGCCTCATGCAGCAATCCATCTGCTACGACAAATCAAAGAGCTGGACCATTTCCGTTTCATGGGGTTTCGCGGTTCAGATATTCCGCGGCGTGTTTTCGCCCCGCGAGATGGAAATGCCTTCAAGAACATTCTTGAATTGGTATAGAAGAGCAGATTACACGGCATATGCATTTAACACGCGTCCAGTTAGCAGACACCCATGCCAGAAGCCTTTTGTGTTTTACCTGTCAAAAGCAAGATTGAATTCCACAACACAACAGACACTGACCGAATATGAGAGGCATCGCATTCCTCATCCTGAATGCCGCTGGAAGATGGCTAATCCCGCTTTTCTCGACAGAGTGGAGGTATATAAGAAGCCAGATCCACATCTATGGGATAGA GCTCCAAGGAGGAACTGTTGCAGAGTAGTCAAGTCTtctaagaagaagaaagggacaATGGTGATACATGTGGGTGTGTGTGGGGAAGGTGAGGTAAGCGAAGCATAG